From a single Notolabrus celidotus isolate fNotCel1 chromosome 7, fNotCel1.pri, whole genome shotgun sequence genomic region:
- the tmem184c gene encoding transmembrane protein 184C, which yields MPCSCGNWRRWIRPLVVVLYILLLLVVLPLCIWELQKSEVGTHYKAWFIAGIFVFMTIPISLWGILQHLVHYTQPELQKPIIRILWMVPIYSLDSWIALKYPSIAIYVDTCRECYEAYVIYNFMTFLLNYLENQYPSLVLMLEVQEQQKHLPPLCCCPPWPMGEVLLQRCKLGVLQYTVVRPVTTVIALICQLCDVYDEGNFSSTNAWTYLVIFNNMSQLFAMYCLVLFYRALREELSPIKPVGKFLCVKMVVFVSFWQAVLIALLVKVGIISEKHTWDWKSVEDVATGLQDFIICIEMFLAAIAHHFSFTYKPYIQEAEEGSCFDSFMAMWDISDVRADISEQVRNVGRTVMGRPRKSYLGEDGNVGERSGLLSPGSQDVITEALSNPVSPNGQYQGLGRTLTPHSLSAPAGLSSAPWDEGYEARPEETPEEVPSDQTKEPAEGDLIVIT from the exons ATGCCTTGTTCCTGTGGGAACTGGAGGAGATGGATTCGGCCGCTGGTCGTTGTGCTGTACATTTTGTTGCTTTTAGTCGTCCTGCCATTGTGTATCTGGGAACTTCAGAAGTCAGAG GTTGGCACTCATTACAAAGCATGGTTCATCGCTGGGATATTTGTCTTCATGACCATTCCTATATCATTATGGGGTATCCTCCAGCATCTGGTTCACTACACACAGCCCGAGCTTCAGAAACCTATCATCAG aATATTATGGATGGTCCCGATCTACAGTTTGGACAGT TGGATTGCATTGAAATACCCCAGTATTGCAATTTACGTGGACACATGCAGAGAGTGCTACGAGGCTTATGTCATCTACAACTTCATGACCTTCTTGCTGAACTACCTGGAAAATCAGTACCCAAGCCTGGTGTTGATGCTGGAGgtccaggagcagcagaaacACCTGCCCCCTCTGTGCTGCTGCCCGCCCTGGCCGATGGGAGA ggtttTACTACAGAGATGTAAACTGGGAGTGTTGCAGTACACAGTGGTTCGCCCTGTCACAACAGTGATTGCCTT GATCTGTCAGCTGTGTGATGTGTATGACGAAGGCAATTTTAGTTCAACAAATGCATGGACGTACCTGGTCATCTTCAACAATATGTCCCAGCTG TTTGCCATGTACTGCCTGGTGTTGTTCTACAGAGCGCTCAGAGAGGAACTGAGTCCAATCAAACCAGTGGGCAAATTTCTCTGTGTGAAAATGGTGGTGTTCGTCTCTTTCTG GCAAGCAGTGTTGATTGCCTTGCTGGTGAAAGTGGGCATTATCTCAGAGAAGCACACATGGGACTGGAAAAGTGTGGAGGATGTTGCTACTGGTTTACAG GATTtcatcatctgcatagaaaTGTTCCTGGCAGCCATTGCTCATCACTTCAGCTTCACCTACAAGCCTTACATCCAGGAGGCTGAGGAAGGCTCTTGCTTTGACTCTTTCATGGCAATGTGGGACATCTCAGATGTCAGAGCAGACATTTCTGAACAAGTCCGCAATGTTG GGAGAACAGTCATGGGTCGTCCGAGGAAGTCTTACTTGGGCGAGGATGGGAATGTTGGTGAGAGATCTGGCCTGCTCTCTCCAGGCTCCCAGGATGTCATCACAGAGGCGCTATCCAACCCTGTGTCACCCAACGGTCAGTACCAGGGCCTGGGCAGGACCCTAACGCCGCACTCTTTGTCGGCTCCTGCTGGGCTCAGTTCAGCCCCGTGGGATGAAGGATATGAGGCTCGACCTGAAGAAACCCCGGAGGAAGTACCATCCGACCAAACCAAAGAACCAGCGGAAGGAGATCTGATCGTGATCACCTAG
- the prmt9 gene encoding protein arginine N-methyltransferase 9, protein MPNASARPKHGRRTRRRRREDPARNELVSSSLESAQQCLFNQDYGTAFVHYLLVLNLAPVFKDFARESFRFTLFKWTEELDSVGRIQDLFDCYEQALELFPADEVILNSMGEHLFRMGFRDEAAGHFHKALKLRPDYPEARENFYRVANWLVERWHFLMLNDHGRNRKYQQAIQKAVQSGCSTVLDIGTGTGILGMCAKKAGAAEVYACELSKTMYELACEVLAANGMDGSIKILHMKSLEMEVPKDIPRRVSLVVTETVDAGLFGEGIIESLIHAWHHLLLPPQKGENESQEQSVTGRVIPAGATVFGMAVQCNEIRRHHRLCVSEVGGLSMAAAGELRSPVSCSSEPDESMEPYTTERLSRLPGGYKALTEPFTALNIDFNNVQELEGLSSRPIQQIHLPVIEEGELDALAVWFQLHLDEESSLSTGPQEDTCWEQAIYPMHTTKGFVLKPKDELIVEVSCRDAYLRLCSVAVLRDGHEICLDKRQDSQDSGNTTQNPEAELCSALACLQTDHIQTKDFSMLECAEMALLNNKDYHHSFNTALGKLISQLKVQYRTRERGSDVQSDSTDSSDLLYVLDVSEGFSLLSLLAASHGRVKAYSSVEKKKQQEVMKRLARSNNISEQHLEFWLNHMEDEQGMLKRPSREKLWSAIILDCVETCGLIRQKLMDKASLARCLLEEGGRIFPERIVVYGMLVESDTLLLESAVQGQEPTLGFNIAPFINQFTVPVHVFLDFSTLECRHLSESVELFVLDLMEASRNYTNREVKVQATSAGRITAVPFWYNIYLDPDISVSTLSHNTHWKQAAAVLQQPLEVQAGDWVCLAVKIHKSTISISVHLQDAPRPME, encoded by the exons aTGCCTAATGCCAGTGCGCGTCCAAAGCATGGCAGGAGGACTCGAAGGCGCCGCAGAGAGGACCCTGCCAGGAACGAGCTGGTCTCTAGTTCCCTGGAAAGTGCCCAGCAGTGCCTGTTCAACCAGGATTATGGGACTGCGTTTGTGCACTATCTTCTTGTCCTCAACCTGGCACCTGTGTTTAAAGACTTTGCCAGG GAGTCCTTCAGGTTCACTCTCTTCAAATGGACTGAAGAGCTGGACTCTGTGGGCCGTATTCAGGACCTCTTTGACTGTTATGAACAAGCACTGGAACTATTTCCTGCTGATGAGGTTATCCTAAACAGCATGGGTGAACATCTCTTCAG AATGGGATTCAGGGATGAAGCAGCAGGTCATTTCCACAAAGCCTTGAAGCTTAGACCAGACTATCCAGAGGCCAGGGAGAACTTCTATCGCGTTGCCAACTGGCTGGTGGAGCGCTGGCATTTCTTAATGCTCAATGACCACGGGAGGAACAGAAAGTACCAGCAAGCCATTCAAAAAGCTGTTCAGAGTGGCTGCAGCACTGTACTTGATATAGGTACTGGCACAGGGATCCTTGG TATGTGTGCTAAGAAGGCAGGGGCAGCCGAGGTGTATGCTTGTGAACTGTCAAAGACAATGTACGAACTGGCCTGTGAGGTGCTGGCTGCTAACGGAATGGATGGGAGCATCAAGATCCTCCATATGAAATCTCTGGAGATGGAAGTGCCAAAAGACATCCCACGCAG AGTGTCCCTGGTGGTGACGGAGACAGTGGATGCAGGATTGTTTGGAGAGGGAATCATTGAGAGTCTAATTCATGCCTGGCACCACCTTCTGCTCCCTCCACAG AAAGGAGAGAACGAGTCCCAGGAGCAGTCAGTAACAGGTCGGGTCATTCCTGCAGGAGCCACCGTGTTCGGGATGGCTGTTCAGTGCAACGAGATTCGCAGACATCATAG GCTTTGTGTGTCAGAGGTTGGAGGTCTGTCCATGGCTGCAGCCGGGGAGCTCCGCAGCCCggtcagctgcagctctgagcccGACGAGTCCATGGAGCCGTACACCACAGAGAGACTCAGCAGACTGCCAGGAGGATACAAAGCCCTGACTGAGCCATTCACAGCCCTCAACATAGATTTCAACAATGTGCAG GAACTGGAGGGACTGAGCTCCAGGCCCATTCAGCAGATCCACCTCCCCGTCatagaggagggagagctggatGCTCTGGCGGTGTGGTTCCAGCTTCACCTGGATGAGGAGAGCAGTCTGTCCACTGGGCCACAGGAAGACACCTGCTGGGAGCAAGCCATCTACCCTATGCACACCACCAAGG GTTTTGTCCTGAAACCCAAAGACGAGCTCATAGTTGAAGTCTCCTGCAGAGATGCCTACCTCAGACTCTGCAGTGTGGCCGTGCTTAGAGACGGGCATGAAATCTGTCTGGACAAGCGTCAGGACTCTCAGGActctggaaacacaacacaaaacccAGAAGCAGAGCTGTGCAGTGCACTGGCCTGCCTTCAAACAGACCATATCCAAACCAAAGACTTCTCCATGCTGGAATGTGCCGAGATGGCGCTCCTTAACAATAAGGATTATCATCACAGTTTTAACACAGCGCTAGGTAAACTCATCTCCCAGCTCAAGGTTCAATACCGAACCAGAGAGCGAGGATCAGATGTTCAGTCTGACTCCACAGACTCGAGTGACCTCCTCTACGTCCTGGATGTGTCAGAGggcttctctctgctctccctcctTGCCGCCAGTCACGGTCGAGTAAAAGCTTACAGCTCTGTGGAGAAGAAAAAGCAACAAGAGGTCATGAAGAGACTGGCTCgctccaataacatctcagaaCAGCATTTAGAGTTCTGGCTCAACCACATGGAGGATGAGCAGGGGATGCTGAAGAGGCCATCCAGGGAGAAGCTGTGGAGCGCCATCATCCTGGACTGTGTGGAGACATGTGGCCTCATTAGACAGAAACTCATGGACAAAGCTTCACTAGCCAG GTGCCTGCTTGAGGAAGGAGGACGTATTTTCCCAGAGAGGATCGTGGTTTATGGTATGCTGGTAGAGTCTGACACGTTACTGCTGGAGAGCGCTGTCCAGGGTCAGGAGCCAACACTAGGATTCAATATTGCCCCCTTCATCAACCAATTTACT GTACCGGTCCATGTTTTCCTGGACTTTTCCACACTGGAGTGCAGACATCTCAGTGAATCTGTGGAGCTCTTTGTTCTGGATCTAATGGAGGCCAGCAGAAACTACACTAACAGAGAAGTGAAG GTCCAAGCTACATCTGCGGGTCGAATCACTGCGGTTCCCTTCTGGTACAACATCTACCTGGACCCTGATATCAGCGTCAGCACCCTCAGCCACAACACTCACTGGAAGCAGGCAGCCGCTGTGCTGCAGCAGCCACTGGAGGTACAAGCTGGGGACTGGGTCTGCCTCGCTGTGAAGATTCACAAGAGCACGATATCCATATCAGTCCATTTACAGGATGCACCCAGGCCGATGGAGTGA